Proteins encoded within one genomic window of Gammaproteobacteria bacterium:
- a CDS encoding TIGR02099 family protein: MDAGPQRWLRMFAWTAAGVVTTLALLVGAARLLLPMVPSYQDDIRAWASAATGYGIAFGGISASWPLSGPELTFVDVSLTRPGEPRPVVTAREFSIGLSFWRSLRAGAPRPGRVAVRGSTLRVERAADGSLLVQGRRLAELLPPSSPERPELDLSLGDIAITYVDGRRRPQEIRLGLRRLTADVRQENIAATLSITLPAPLGRELDVELSLPLPLPEPLALPPDWDARIQGRGLDLPGLLAWGTGDAGALRAGGGDVVLRVTVRGGRAEQVTAEADLKDLAVGSAVSATAYERVSGSGRWQRDAGGWDAAVTGLRLRRAGREAPPTTGELQWRAASGEAPARWIASASFLRLDDLFPLARAALAGSELAQRLPRELGGDLSNLAAEFDVSAGQATRYSVRLGFARLVAASSTGEVGVSGLTGRFAADGDGGRLELDSSEVVLTLARWFRNPLPARSLQGLLVWRRAPEGMRFLSDDVRLKTGAMDISSRLELVFPVDGSSPVLDLKARASATEAPQVLRYLPLRHFPPQVVDWLERAVVAGRVPSAEGVFRGPLSGFPFDHGEGQFRVSLELQDGTLDYAPDWPRIEHLDAQVVFDGAGMSSARNQAMVGNLPVRDFAVAIPDMRKGVLTVAGKQRADLGELLGFVRATPVAGHVGPTLERASAAGPVDAALRLALPLTNPAAWDLQLLLDARGCQLGLARLPLDLKNLRGRVRLQNTRFYADGVQAVMLGEPVRIGLAPETAAGGAMRAQLVALAGALPVQRLMSTFSLPLREYLDGRLGWSATLRIPVQQDGAAAAPLTVALRSDLRGVASTLPAPLAKDAALAWPAEVLLAFPAPDTLDVSAQLDPHFAAALRLVSTADRWHVERGALHAGPGNVRLPARRGLEVTGQVASLDVGAWLSVGQPGPPVPAAAQAGASTMRGPDVLFRDFALEAAQLSVAGQRFRDLQVTATRGAEAWQVSVHGPAAEGDIVVPFDATARPMRLDMKKLWLGEEEPGNGGHTDPRSLMAMEARVADAALGHWRLGQVELVAARVPDGLQLQRFSSRAPSFTVTGDGSWRVLGNDVSKQQTQLKATLESSNVRETLVQLGFGSAISGKSGRVRAELSWPGAPAGDFLERSTGHIGLEMKSGQVTELDPGSGRLVGLLSIAALPRRLSLDFRDVFDKGLGYDVIEGDFTLGGGSAYTCNVGLSGPAVEIAIVGRTDLDRHSYDQVAVVRPQIATTVLTAGGAVLGGPVGGVTMLLVSQLFRKSLGTLGESYYRVTGGWDKPEVARVQRDEVDAGAFKDCEKEIEAALAGSSPAVAPAPARAPPPER; encoded by the coding sequence ATGGACGCCGGGCCGCAACGCTGGTTGCGCATGTTCGCCTGGACGGCGGCCGGCGTGGTCACCACTCTGGCGCTGCTGGTGGGGGCGGCAAGGCTGCTGCTGCCGATGGTGCCCAGCTACCAGGACGACATCCGCGCCTGGGCCAGTGCCGCCACCGGCTACGGCATCGCCTTCGGTGGCATCAGCGCCAGCTGGCCGCTGTCGGGTCCGGAGCTGACTTTCGTCGACGTCAGCCTTACCCGCCCGGGCGAACCGCGCCCGGTGGTGACCGCGCGCGAGTTCTCCATCGGCCTGAGCTTCTGGCGCTCGCTGCGCGCCGGCGCGCCCCGTCCCGGGCGCGTGGCCGTGCGCGGCTCGACGCTGCGGGTGGAACGCGCCGCCGACGGCAGCCTGCTGGTCCAGGGTCGCCGGCTGGCCGAACTGCTGCCGCCATCGAGCCCGGAGCGGCCGGAACTGGACCTGTCCCTCGGCGACATCGCGATCACCTATGTCGACGGCCGTCGCCGTCCGCAGGAGATCCGGCTGGGTCTGCGCCGCCTCACCGCCGATGTGCGCCAGGAGAACATCGCCGCCACCCTCAGCATCACCCTGCCGGCGCCGCTCGGTCGCGAACTCGACGTGGAGCTGAGCCTGCCACTGCCCCTGCCCGAGCCGCTGGCCCTGCCGCCGGACTGGGACGCGAGGATCCAGGGCCGCGGGCTGGACCTGCCGGGCCTGCTGGCCTGGGGCACCGGGGATGCCGGCGCGCTGCGCGCTGGCGGCGGTGACGTTGTCCTGCGCGTCACGGTGCGCGGCGGGCGGGCCGAGCAGGTGACGGCAGAGGCGGACCTGAAGGACCTGGCGGTCGGCTCCGCGGTGTCAGCCACGGCCTACGAGCGGGTTTCGGGCAGCGGCCGCTGGCAACGCGACGCCGGTGGCTGGGATGCCGCGGTCACCGGGCTGCGGCTTCGCCGGGCAGGGCGGGAAGCGCCACCCACTACCGGCGAACTGCAGTGGCGTGCTGCCAGCGGGGAAGCACCCGCGCGCTGGATCGCCAGCGCCAGCTTCCTGCGCCTCGATGACCTGTTCCCGCTGGCGCGTGCGGCACTGGCCGGCAGCGAGCTGGCGCAGCGCCTGCCCCGTGAACTGGGCGGCGACCTGAGCAACCTGGCGGCGGAATTCGACGTCAGTGCGGGGCAGGCCACCCGCTACTCGGTGCGCCTCGGCTTCGCGCGGCTGGTGGCCGCCAGCAGCACCGGCGAGGTGGGCGTGTCCGGGCTGACCGGGCGCTTCGCCGCGGACGGCGATGGCGGCCGCCTGGAACTCGACAGCAGCGAAGTGGTGCTGACGCTCGCCCGGTGGTTCCGCAATCCCCTGCCGGCGCGCTCGCTGCAGGGCCTGCTGGTGTGGCGCCGGGCCCCGGAGGGCATGCGCTTCCTCAGTGACGACGTCCGGCTGAAGACCGGCGCCATGGACATCAGTTCCCGGCTCGAGCTGGTGTTCCCCGTCGACGGCAGCTCCCCCGTGCTCGATCTCAAGGCGCGCGCCAGCGCCACCGAGGCCCCGCAGGTGCTGCGCTACCTGCCGCTGCGGCACTTCCCGCCACAGGTGGTGGACTGGCTCGAGCGGGCGGTGGTGGCCGGACGTGTGCCGTCGGCGGAAGGCGTCTTCCGCGGACCCTTGAGCGGGTTTCCCTTCGACCACGGCGAAGGCCAGTTCCGTGTCAGCCTCGAGTTGCAGGATGGCACCCTGGACTACGCTCCGGACTGGCCGCGGATCGAGCACCTGGACGCGCAGGTGGTATTCGACGGTGCCGGCATGTCCTCGGCCCGCAACCAGGCAATGGTCGGCAACCTGCCGGTCCGGGACTTCGCGGTGGCCATCCCGGACATGCGCAAGGGCGTGCTCACCGTCGCCGGCAAGCAGCGGGCGGACCTCGGCGAGCTGCTCGGCTTCGTGCGGGCCACGCCGGTCGCCGGCCACGTCGGCCCGACGCTGGAGCGTGCCAGCGCCGCCGGGCCGGTGGACGCCGCGCTGCGCCTGGCCCTGCCGCTGACGAACCCGGCCGCCTGGGACCTGCAGCTGCTGCTCGACGCGCGGGGGTGCCAGCTCGGCCTGGCGCGGCTGCCGCTGGACCTGAAGAACCTGCGTGGCCGCGTGCGCCTGCAGAACACCCGCTTCTATGCCGACGGCGTCCAGGCCGTCATGCTCGGCGAGCCGGTGCGCATCGGCCTGGCACCGGAGACCGCTGCCGGCGGCGCGATGCGGGCGCAGCTGGTGGCCCTGGCGGGGGCACTGCCGGTGCAGCGGCTGATGTCCACCTTCAGCCTGCCGCTGCGCGAATACCTGGACGGGCGTCTGGGCTGGAGTGCCACGCTGCGCATCCCGGTGCAGCAGGATGGCGCCGCTGCCGCGCCGCTCACCGTGGCGCTGCGCTCGGATCTGCGCGGAGTCGCCAGCACGCTGCCCGCGCCGCTGGCAAAGGATGCCGCGCTGGCCTGGCCCGCGGAGGTACTGCTGGCCTTTCCGGCGCCCGATACCCTCGATGTCAGCGCCCAGCTCGATCCGCACTTCGCGGCGGCCCTGCGGCTGGTGTCCACCGCCGACCGGTGGCATGTCGAACGCGGTGCCCTGCATGCCGGTCCGGGTAACGTGCGGCTGCCGGCCCGCCGCGGCCTGGAGGTGACCGGGCAGGTGGCGAGCCTGGACGTCGGTGCCTGGTTGTCCGTCGGTCAGCCCGGTCCACCGGTTCCCGCTGCTGCCCAGGCAGGGGCCAGCACCATGCGTGGCCCCGATGTGCTCTTCCGCGACTTCGCCCTCGAGGCTGCGCAGCTCAGCGTGGCGGGCCAGCGGTTCAGGGACCTCCAGGTCACGGCCACGCGCGGCGCCGAGGCCTGGCAGGTGAGCGTGCACGGCCCCGCTGCGGAGGGCGATATCGTCGTGCCCTTCGACGCCACGGCGCGGCCCATGCGCCTGGACATGAAGAAGCTCTGGCTCGGCGAGGAGGAGCCTGGCAACGGCGGCCACACGGACCCGCGCAGCCTCATGGCGATGGAGGCGAGGGTGGCGGACGCGGCGCTCGGCCACTGGCGGCTCGGGCAGGTCGAGCTGGTCGCGGCGCGGGTACCCGACGGACTGCAGCTGCAGCGATTCAGCAGCCGGGCACCGAGCTTCACGGTGACGGGGGACGGCAGCTGGCGTGTGCTCGGCAACGACGTGTCGAAACAGCAGACGCAGCTCAAGGCGACCCTGGAGTCCAGCAACGTGCGCGAGACGCTGGTGCAGCTCGGCTTCGGCTCGGCGATCAGTGGCAAGAGCGGGCGGGTCAGGGCCGAGCTCAGCTGGCCGGGCGCGCCGGCCGGCGATTTCCTCGAGCGCTCCACCGGTCACATCGGCCTCGAGATGAAGTCCGGCCAGGTGACCGAGCTCGATCCGGGCAGCGGCCGGCTGGTGGGCCTGCTCAGCATCGCCGCGCTGCCGCGCCGGTTGTCGCTGGATTTCCGCGATGTCTTCGACAAGGGGCTCGGCTACGACGTCATCGAGGGCGACTTCACGCTGGGTGGCGGCAGCGCCTACACCTGCAACGTCGGCCTCAGCGGGCCCGCGGTGGAGATCGCCATCGTCGGGCGTACCGACCTCGACCGGCACAGCTATGACCAGGTAGCAGTGGTGCGCCCGCAGATCGCCACCACCGTGCTGACCGCCGGTGGCGCCGTCTTGGGTGGCCCGGTGGGCGGTGTTACGATGCTGCTGGTCTCGCAGCTGTTCCGCAAATCCCTCGGCACCCTGGGCGAGTCCTACTACCGCGTCACCGGCGGCTGGGACAAGCCTGAAGTCGCTCGTGTGCAGCGCGACGAGGTGGATGCGGGCGCCTTCAAGGACTGCGAGAAGGAAATCGAGGCAGCACTCGCCGGCTCGTCGCCCGCCGTGGCGCCAGCTCCGGCGCGGGCGCCACCACCAGAACGCTGA
- a CDS encoding carbon-nitrogen hydrolase family protein: MNDIRLAAVQMTSGDDVAANLAVARQQLQAAARHGVRLAVLPENFAFMSASESARAAIAEADGSGRIQDFLAATARECGLWIVGGTIPIGSAEPGRPYAACCVWDEQGRRVGRYDKMHLFDVRVPDSSEAYRESARTMPGNAPLTLATPFGALGIAVCYDLRFPELFRAMLEREVSVIALPAAFTQRTGQAHWHTLLKARAIENLAYVVAAAQGGEHPGGRRTYGHSLIAGPWGEVLAEAGNGPGVVTATLDVDYLQRLRAQFPALSHRRLATGVAAG; this comes from the coding sequence ATGAACGACATCCGGCTGGCCGCCGTGCAGATGACCTCGGGCGACGATGTCGCCGCCAACCTCGCCGTGGCCCGGCAGCAGCTGCAGGCCGCGGCGCGCCATGGCGTGCGGCTGGCGGTGCTGCCGGAGAATTTCGCCTTCATGTCGGCCAGCGAGAGTGCCCGCGCGGCCATCGCCGAGGCGGACGGCAGCGGGCGGATCCAGGACTTCCTCGCCGCCACCGCGCGCGAGTGCGGCCTGTGGATCGTCGGCGGCACCATCCCCATCGGCAGCGCGGAACCGGGGCGGCCCTACGCGGCCTGCTGCGTCTGGGACGAGCAGGGCCGGCGCGTCGGCCGCTACGACAAGATGCACCTGTTCGACGTGCGCGTGCCCGACAGCAGCGAGGCCTACCGCGAGTCGGCGCGCACCATGCCCGGCAACGCGCCGCTGACGCTCGCCACGCCCTTTGGCGCGCTGGGAATCGCCGTCTGCTACGACCTGCGCTTCCCCGAGCTGTTCCGGGCAATGCTGGAACGCGAGGTCAGCGTGATCGCGCTGCCGGCGGCATTCACCCAGCGCACCGGGCAGGCCCACTGGCACACGCTGCTGAAGGCGCGCGCCATCGAGAACCTGGCCTACGTGGTGGCGGCCGCGCAGGGCGGCGAGCACCCGGGCGGGCGGCGCACCTACGGGCATTCGCTGATCGCCGGACCCTGGGGCGAGGTGCTGGCCGAGGCCGGCAACGGGCCCGGCGTGGTCACGGCCACGCTGGACGTGGACTACCTGCAGCGCCTGCGGGCGCAATTCCCGGCGCTGAGCCATCGCCGCCTGGCGACGGGCGTGGCCGCCGGCTGA
- the tldD gene encoding metalloprotease TldD: MTPRNAVELARHSLLAPAGLDDRDLDRALRSLLRGGVDAADLYFQASRHEAWSLEDGIVKEGSHSIEQGVGVRALSGDKTGFAYSDEIVVPALMQAADAASAIARAGQHGTLQAWAVQAGRELYAPLDPLASLADDDKVALLQRVDQATRAIDPRVKQVMASLVAVHEVVMVCGSDGVLAADLRPLVRMNVSVLVEENGRREQGYTGGGGRVGFQHFLDEDRAIAYGREAVRQALVALEAVPAPAGEMVVVLGPGWPGILLHEAIGHGLEGDFNRKGTSAFSRRLGEKVASDLCTIVDDGTLPGRRGSLNVDDEGTLTQCTTLIENGRLAGYMQDKLNARLMGMAPTGNGRRQSFAHLPMPRMTNTYMLPGPHAPEEIIASVDKGIYARNFGGGQVDITSGKFVFSASEAYLIEKGRLGAPIRDATLVGDGPSVLRQVSMVGNDLRLDEGVGTCGKDGQSVPVGVGQPTLRIDGMTVGGTVGAG, from the coding sequence ATGACACCGCGCAATGCCGTCGAACTGGCGCGCCACTCGCTGCTGGCGCCGGCCGGGCTCGATGACCGCGACCTCGACCGCGCCCTGCGCAGCCTGCTCCGCGGCGGCGTCGATGCGGCCGACCTCTACTTCCAGGCCTCGCGTCACGAGGCCTGGTCGCTGGAGGATGGCATCGTCAAGGAGGGCAGTCACAGCATCGAGCAGGGCGTGGGCGTGCGTGCCCTGTCCGGCGACAAGACCGGCTTCGCCTATTCGGACGAGATCGTCGTGCCGGCGCTGATGCAGGCGGCGGATGCGGCCAGCGCCATCGCCCGCGCCGGCCAGCACGGCACGCTGCAGGCCTGGGCGGTTCAGGCGGGCCGCGAGCTGTATGCACCGCTCGATCCGCTCGCATCGCTTGCCGATGACGACAAGGTGGCGCTGCTGCAGCGTGTGGACCAGGCGACGCGCGCCATCGACCCGCGGGTGAAACAGGTCATGGCGAGCCTGGTGGCGGTGCACGAGGTGGTCATGGTCTGCGGCAGCGATGGCGTGCTCGCCGCCGACCTGCGTCCGCTGGTACGCATGAACGTCTCGGTGCTGGTGGAGGAGAACGGCCGGCGCGAGCAGGGCTACACCGGTGGCGGTGGCCGCGTCGGCTTCCAGCACTTCCTCGACGAGGACCGGGCCATCGCCTACGGCCGCGAGGCGGTGCGCCAGGCGCTGGTGGCGCTGGAGGCGGTGCCGGCACCGGCGGGCGAGATGGTGGTGGTTCTCGGACCGGGCTGGCCCGGCATCCTGCTGCACGAGGCGATCGGCCACGGGCTGGAAGGCGATTTCAACCGCAAGGGTACATCCGCCTTCAGCAGGCGACTCGGCGAGAAGGTCGCCTCGGATCTCTGCACCATCGTCGATGACGGCACCCTGCCCGGGCGGCGTGGCTCGCTGAACGTCGACGACGAGGGCACGCTGACCCAGTGCACCACGCTGATCGAGAACGGGCGGCTCGCCGGCTACATGCAGGACAAGCTCAACGCGCGGCTGATGGGCATGGCGCCCACCGGCAACGGCCGGCGCCAGTCCTTCGCCCACCTGCCGATGCCGCGCATGACCAACACCTACATGCTGCCGGGCCCGCATGCACCGGAGGAGATCATCGCCTCGGTGGACAAGGGCATCTACGCGCGCAATTTCGGCGGCGGCCAGGTGGACATCACCTCGGGCAAGTTCGTGTTCTCCGCCAGCGAGGCCTACCTGATCGAGAAGGGCCGGCTCGGTGCGCCGATCCGCGATGCAACGCTGGTCGGCGATGGCCCCTCGGTGCTGCGCCAGGTATCGATGGTCGGCAACGACCTCCGGCTCGACGAGGGCGTGGGCACCTGCGGCAAGGACGGGCAGTCGGTGCCGGTGGGCGTCGGCCAGCCCACCCTGCGCATCGATGGCATGACCGTCGGCGGCACGGTCGGCGCGGGCTGA
- the purE gene encoding 5-(carboxyamino)imidazole ribonucleotide mutase — protein MKPLVGILMGSRSDWEIMSHAAATLDALGIAHEVNAISAHRAPDAMGSYCEGARDRGLKVLIAGAGLAAALPGCAAAKTPLPVLGVPLPSPALGGMDALLSIVQMPPGIPVGTLAIGKAGAINAALLAAAILALGDERIREALDAYRAKQTATVLANSDPRSG, from the coding sequence ATGAAACCACTGGTCGGCATCCTCATGGGCTCGCGCTCGGACTGGGAGATCATGTCCCACGCCGCGGCGACGCTCGACGCGCTCGGCATCGCCCACGAGGTCAACGCCATCTCGGCCCACCGGGCACCGGATGCCATGGGCAGCTACTGCGAGGGTGCCCGCGACCGCGGCCTGAAGGTGCTGATCGCCGGCGCCGGCCTCGCGGCCGCCCTGCCCGGTTGCGCCGCGGCCAAGACGCCGCTGCCGGTGCTCGGCGTGCCGCTGCCCTCGCCCGCCCTCGGCGGCATGGACGCACTGCTGTCCATCGTGCAGATGCCGCCCGGGATCCCGGTCGGCACGCTGGCCATCGGCAAGGCCGGGGCCATCAACGCCGCGCTGCTCGCCGCGGCCATCCTCGCGCTCGGTGACGAGCGCATCCGCGAGGCGCTGGACGCCTACCGCGCGAAGCAGACCGCCACGGTGCTCGCCAACTCCGATCCGCGCTCGGGCTGA